One window from the genome of Pelodictyon luteolum DSM 273 encodes:
- a CDS encoding glycosyltransferase, translating to MHICLVNDTRLPTKKYGGTERLIAWLIGEYLKLGHRVSVVAPTGTALPGVECIPADTHEDALQVIPKSADIVHFHSWGPPPDFDRPWIYTLHGVAEGAVLPKNTVCISRSHARQHNVKVVVYNGVNPDEFHFRDRKQDYLLFFSLIRRRAKGAERAIRLARRYGHRTIFAGGTRLDLIKGGGLLESFHPGLKFVGKVAGEEKAELFSNAKALLFPISWEEPFGLVLVESLLSGTPVVATPRGAVPELVPPEVGALFTTDEEFPDALERAMACRPLDCREWAMANFSSAVCAGNYLTLYERLLGGEDVFG from the coding sequence ATGCACATCTGCCTCGTCAATGACACCCGGCTTCCGACGAAGAAGTACGGAGGAACCGAGCGGCTGATTGCCTGGCTGATCGGGGAGTACCTGAAGCTTGGGCACAGGGTTTCCGTGGTGGCTCCGACCGGTACGGCTCTGCCGGGGGTGGAGTGCATTCCCGCCGATACCCACGAGGATGCTTTGCAGGTCATTCCAAAGAGTGCCGATATCGTCCACTTCCACTCCTGGGGTCCGCCTCCCGATTTCGACCGCCCGTGGATTTATACCCTGCACGGTGTAGCCGAAGGAGCTGTCCTGCCTAAGAACACGGTCTGCATCAGCCGGAGCCATGCCCGTCAGCACAACGTCAAGGTCGTGGTGTACAACGGAGTCAACCCTGACGAGTTCCATTTCCGCGATCGGAAGCAGGATTACCTGCTTTTCTTCTCACTGATCCGGCGCAGGGCGAAGGGGGCCGAGCGTGCAATACGGCTGGCCCGCAGGTATGGGCACCGTACGATTTTTGCCGGCGGCACGCGTCTCGACCTCATCAAGGGCGGCGGGTTACTGGAGAGTTTCCATCCCGGGCTGAAGTTCGTAGGGAAGGTCGCAGGCGAAGAGAAGGCGGAACTGTTCTCCAACGCAAAAGCCCTGCTCTTTCCCATCAGCTGGGAGGAGCCGTTTGGCTTGGTTCTGGTAGAGTCGCTGCTGTCGGGTACGCCGGTCGTGGCAACACCGCGCGGAGCCGTGCCGGAGCTTGTGCCGCCGGAAGTGGGCGCACTCTTCACTACTGACGAGGAGTTCCCCGACGCGCTTGAGCGGGCAATGGCCTGCAGGCCTCTTGATTGCCGCGAGTGGGCGATGGCCAATTTCTCCTCAGCGGTCTGTGCCGGCAATTACCTCACCCTCTACGAACGCTTGCTCGGCGGGGAGGACGTCTTTGGCTGA
- a CDS encoding lysophospholipid acyltransferase family protein has protein sequence MSRSAETLIAWAVMLLGVLLRAVSRPAAMRFADLAGDAIHHVVGLRRDLVYRNLALTFPEKSQEEVRRIATVVYRNITRTFIDVLRFPLIREQADIDALVDMDVSPFWQGTENGRKGAVMLSAHYGNWELMAMAFGMKAKPMTIIVKELTNKALDEAMNRFRTLNGNSIVYQGDAVREGLRLLNEGGVLAILADQSDPGASAYGDFLGRRATMFQGAAVFALRAKVPLFVGMCRHAENGHYRVDVREIETADLKFCREDIETLTIRYTNVLEEYIYRWPEEWFWLHNRWKNA, from the coding sequence TTGAGCAGGTCCGCCGAGACTCTGATCGCCTGGGCGGTGATGCTGCTCGGCGTACTGCTGCGCGCGGTGAGTCGCCCTGCAGCTATGCGGTTCGCCGATCTGGCAGGGGACGCCATCCATCATGTGGTCGGTCTGCGCAGGGACCTTGTCTACCGGAACCTCGCGCTGACTTTTCCCGAAAAGTCGCAGGAGGAGGTGCGCCGGATTGCCACGGTTGTATACCGCAACATCACAAGGACGTTCATCGATGTGCTCCGTTTTCCCCTCATCAGGGAGCAGGCCGACATTGACGCTCTTGTCGATATGGATGTGTCTCCATTCTGGCAGGGCACCGAGAACGGTCGAAAGGGCGCGGTGATGCTGTCAGCCCATTACGGCAACTGGGAGCTTATGGCCATGGCCTTCGGGATGAAGGCCAAGCCTATGACTATTATCGTTAAGGAGCTCACCAACAAAGCACTTGATGAGGCCATGAACCGGTTCCGTACCCTCAACGGCAACAGCATCGTCTATCAGGGGGATGCGGTGCGCGAGGGTTTGCGTCTCTTGAACGAGGGTGGGGTGCTGGCCATCCTCGCCGACCAGTCAGATCCGGGAGCCAGCGCCTACGGGGATTTCCTCGGGCGCAGGGCGACCATGTTCCAGGGAGCGGCCGTTTTCGCGCTGCGAGCAAAGGTACCGCTTTTCGTCGGCATGTGCCGACATGCCGAGAACGGGCACTACCGGGTGGATGTAAGGGAGATTGAAACTGCCGATCTGAAGTTCTGCAGGGAGGATATCGAGACCCTCACCATCCGCTATACCAACGTGCTGGAAGAGTACATCTACAGGTGGCCCGAAGAGTGGTTCTGGCTGCACAACCGCTGGAAAAACGCCTGA
- a CDS encoding ABC transporter ATP-binding protein: MAVLLRILRYLAPSKGNVVLVVVVSMMTSIFSVISIYSILPLLNAVFTSSESISMLETTGKQATPNNLALRPNQPRTPPSEPALHTSPGSFDFKRDTGALKEWALTRYQSLFRAETKELMLLKICLFLISAFALKNLFVYLNQVLIFRIQSKTAKKLRDDIFANIIEMPLGYFNRNKVGNLMNYVYNDVENVDRSISTTLVNFLQNPFSIFVYVAVLLALSWKLTLFAVGSSLVIFFFISLIGNGIKGHAAALQERLSDMNSVLQEKFNGIKLIKATAFEHEELGRFRAFTDDFRKTTIRIFRLRDMTGPLNETLLIGAIAMVLWFGGLQVFAGVMTANELLVFAFTLYSVMGPLKMIGNAHNSLQIGRASAERIFEVLDTKPTLVNGKKPISTFQEAIRFENVSFKYREEADAPNVLDNVSFEIKKGDSVALIGQSGSGKSTVADLLMRFYDVDSGRITIDGTDIRDLDYKQLRKMVGVVSQEVILFNDTIEHNIAYGMHEKVTRERIEQAARLANAHGFITDKPDGYLTLIGDRGIQLSGGQRQRLAIARAMVKNPELLIFDEATSALDNESEKVVQEAINHAMEHRSSLVIAHRLSTIKNASMIIVMERGRVVESGTHPELLAMNGAYKNLYDLQFSIPSDPDKSL, from the coding sequence ATGGCCGTACTGCTCAGAATCCTCCGATACCTTGCCCCCTCCAAAGGAAACGTCGTGCTCGTCGTCGTAGTCAGCATGATGACGTCCATCTTCAGTGTCATCTCGATCTACTCGATTCTGCCTCTCCTGAACGCCGTCTTCACCTCCAGTGAGAGCATCAGCATGCTGGAGACCACCGGCAAGCAGGCCACCCCCAATAATCTGGCACTCAGGCCAAACCAGCCCCGGACGCCTCCTTCGGAACCGGCACTGCATACCTCGCCCGGCAGCTTCGACTTCAAGCGCGATACCGGCGCACTCAAGGAGTGGGCACTCACCCGTTACCAAAGCCTCTTCAGGGCTGAAACGAAAGAGCTCATGCTCCTGAAGATCTGCCTTTTTCTGATTTCAGCCTTCGCCCTCAAGAACCTCTTCGTCTACCTGAACCAGGTCCTCATCTTCAGGATCCAGAGCAAGACCGCCAAGAAACTCCGCGACGATATCTTCGCAAACATCATCGAGATGCCGCTCGGCTATTTCAACCGCAACAAGGTCGGCAACCTGATGAACTACGTGTACAACGACGTTGAAAACGTCGACCGCAGCATCAGCACCACCCTCGTCAATTTCCTGCAGAACCCGTTCTCGATATTCGTCTATGTGGCCGTCCTGCTCGCCCTCAGCTGGAAACTGACCCTGTTCGCCGTCGGCAGCTCGCTCGTCATCTTCTTTTTCATAAGCCTGATCGGAAACGGCATCAAGGGCCATGCAGCGGCCCTGCAGGAGCGGCTCAGCGACATGAACTCTGTTCTGCAGGAGAAGTTCAACGGCATCAAGCTCATAAAGGCAACCGCCTTCGAGCACGAGGAGCTCGGTCGCTTCAGGGCATTCACCGACGATTTCCGCAAAACAACCATACGCATTTTCCGGCTGCGCGACATGACGGGGCCGCTCAACGAAACCCTCCTCATCGGCGCCATCGCCATGGTACTCTGGTTCGGCGGGCTGCAGGTCTTTGCCGGTGTCATGACAGCCAATGAACTGCTCGTCTTCGCCTTCACCCTTTACTCCGTCATGGGCCCCCTGAAAATGATCGGCAACGCCCATAACTCCCTGCAGATCGGCCGGGCATCGGCCGAACGGATCTTTGAAGTACTCGACACCAAACCGACCCTCGTCAACGGAAAGAAACCCATCAGTACCTTCCAGGAAGCTATCCGCTTCGAGAACGTATCCTTCAAATACCGCGAGGAAGCTGATGCACCCAACGTGCTCGACAACGTCAGCTTTGAAATAAAAAAGGGCGACAGTGTCGCACTCATAGGTCAGTCCGGTTCCGGCAAGTCCACCGTGGCGGACCTCCTCATGCGCTTCTACGATGTCGATTCCGGCCGCATCACCATTGATGGTACCGACATCCGCGATCTTGATTATAAGCAGCTGAGAAAGATGGTCGGCGTGGTAAGCCAGGAAGTGATTCTCTTCAACGACACCATTGAGCATAACATTGCCTACGGCATGCACGAAAAGGTCACCCGGGAGCGCATCGAACAGGCTGCCCGGCTCGCCAACGCCCACGGCTTCATCACGGACAAGCCCGATGGATACCTAACCCTCATAGGAGATCGCGGAATCCAGCTCTCCGGCGGACAGCGCCAGCGCCTTGCGATTGCGCGCGCCATGGTCAAGAACCCTGAGCTCCTCATCTTCGACGAAGCCACGAGCGCCCTCGACAATGAATCCGAGAAGGTGGTGCAGGAAGCCATCAACCATGCCATGGAGCACCGCTCCTCACTCGTCATCGCCCACCGCCTCTCGACCATCAAGAACGCCAGCATGATCATCGTGATGGAGCGCGGCAGGGTTGTTGAATCAGGTACCCACCCGGAACTGCTCGCAATGAACGGTGCCTATAAAAACCTCTACGACCTTCAGTTCTCGATCCCTTCCGACCCGGATAAATCCCTGTAG
- a CDS encoding O-antigen ligase family protein codes for MRSYLFILLGFALPFSVAAGNILVALFLVLLLIGGVRREDWTRVRHSPVVLAVSGFFVLHLIGLLWTEDMPVGLHVVAKAAYLLLIPIFMLGVKPEHMRRYLWAFLAAMVVQAIWSYGIWLQLLPTGTFGGPEDPVMFMGRITYSPFLAIAVYLSLALGVLERGAGWGKKLFTLSLGVFLAVDLFLTQGRAGHVAFFVVAVIAVFQYFSGRRWVAGLVSLVMVAGLFTAAYTFSDAFKGRLGQAVSDSNGYEMTNSTSVGTRITFVLNSMEIFKEHPLIGVGTGDFRVEYARMNERMSPAMPATHNPHDMYALEMVQFGVLGLAALLWILYLQVSFARKSNNPLQRNVGVALPLIYGVIMFSDSYLFGHFSTLLFVYLSAFLYRDLSGSEGIEN; via the coding sequence GTGCGTTCCTATCTGTTCATCCTGCTCGGCTTTGCCCTGCCGTTTTCGGTTGCCGCGGGCAATATCCTAGTCGCCCTCTTCCTTGTCCTGCTTCTCATCGGCGGTGTGCGCCGGGAGGACTGGACACGGGTTCGGCATAGTCCTGTAGTGCTTGCGGTGTCGGGCTTTTTTGTTCTGCACCTGATTGGGCTGCTCTGGACAGAGGATATGCCGGTAGGTCTCCATGTTGTGGCCAAGGCGGCATACCTGCTCCTTATCCCCATCTTCATGCTCGGAGTGAAGCCTGAGCACATGCGCCGTTACCTCTGGGCTTTTCTTGCGGCTATGGTGGTTCAGGCAATCTGGTCTTACGGAATCTGGCTGCAGCTGCTTCCTACCGGGACATTCGGCGGTCCGGAGGACCCGGTCATGTTCATGGGCCGTATCACCTACAGCCCGTTTCTTGCCATTGCCGTCTATCTGTCGCTTGCCCTCGGCGTGCTCGAGAGGGGAGCCGGTTGGGGGAAAAAACTCTTTACCCTTTCGCTCGGCGTTTTCCTTGCGGTCGATTTGTTCCTGACCCAGGGACGTGCAGGCCATGTGGCGTTTTTCGTTGTTGCCGTTATTGCCGTTTTCCAGTATTTCAGCGGGCGGCGCTGGGTGGCGGGACTGGTGTCGCTTGTGATGGTGGCCGGCCTCTTCACGGCGGCCTACACGTTCAGCGATGCCTTCAAGGGGCGGCTTGGCCAGGCGGTGTCGGATAGCAACGGTTACGAAATGACCAATTCCACTTCTGTCGGCACGCGCATCACCTTCGTGCTCAATTCAATGGAAATCTTCAAGGAACACCCGCTTATCGGGGTGGGAACAGGAGACTTCAGGGTTGAGTATGCCAGAATGAACGAGCGCATGTCACCAGCAATGCCAGCCACCCATAACCCGCACGACATGTACGCGCTTGAGATGGTGCAGTTCGGGGTACTTGGGCTTGCGGCCCTGCTTTGGATACTCTATCTGCAGGTTTCGTTCGCACGCAAATCGAACAATCCGCTGCAACGGAATGTGGGCGTGGCGCTGCCTCTGATATACGGGGTGATCATGTTCAGCGACAGCTACCTGTTCGGACACTTTTCGACGCTGCTCTTCGTCTATCTCAGCGCATTCCTCTACAGGGATTTATCCGGGTCGGAAGGGATCGAGAACTGA
- a CDS encoding PIN domain-containing protein, giving the protein MLLDACVLIDFLKADKAVLQLMVQYVGAFSVIGPVVDEVKEINDDNELIELGLIIMEPALEDAYAAGSQRGPLSFEDRLSLLTAKRHGLLLVTNDRRLRRECEPEGVAVLWGLELLAALHKAGGMPAMEVVGIAQAIRESNPKHITPKIVERFEEVIRHQDCRQR; this is encoded by the coding sequence ATGCTGCTTGATGCATGTGTGCTGATCGATTTCCTGAAGGCGGACAAAGCGGTTCTGCAGCTTATGGTGCAGTATGTCGGAGCGTTCTCTGTCATTGGCCCCGTTGTCGATGAAGTCAAAGAGATCAATGATGACAATGAGCTTATCGAGCTCGGACTGATCATTATGGAGCCGGCTCTTGAGGATGCTTATGCTGCCGGCAGTCAAAGAGGCCCGTTGTCATTTGAAGACCGCCTTTCTCTTCTTACTGCCAAGCGGCATGGGTTGCTTTTGGTGACCAATGACAGGCGTCTTCGCAGGGAATGCGAGCCTGAAGGCGTGGCTGTTCTGTGGGGGCTTGAGCTTCTTGCGGCCTTGCATAAGGCTGGTGGTATGCCGGCCATGGAGGTTGTGGGAATTGCTCAAGCAATCCGGGAGTCTAATCCAAAGCATATTACCCCGAAGATTGTTGAACGTTTCGAGGAAGTCATCCGGCACCAGGACTGTCGTCAGAGGTGA
- a CDS encoding helix-turn-helix domain-containing protein, with protein sequence MDLQLLSANVRRLRSMKRFSQKELAEAAGMSLPAIKNLELQKSEPRMSSLQAIARALDVPLQDFFRPVRQLHSVRFRSGRRMQNRENVLADVSRWLDDYEYLEQCLKRELPFRLEAERASCFRARPVEAAALCREKLGLKPTEPIHDICGLLEDAGVKVLSVPMASDGFFGLSVGEEDGGPAVVVNIWGRITVERRIFSAAHELGHLMLHAGAYAVGLVDESEEEEREADAFAGHFLLPDEGFQKEWEESAGLHFVDRVFKVKRIFRVSYKAVLHRLVESGAADASIWRKFNAAYLRRFNRSLSYKEEPSGMGASEPIGMKAVDFFEDRFSRLVREALEQEKISLSRGAEMLRIGVEEMQELFRDWEMVL encoded by the coding sequence ATGGATTTGCAGTTGCTTTCCGCTAATGTCCGTCGCCTCAGGAGTATGAAGCGCTTCAGCCAGAAAGAGCTTGCCGAAGCTGCCGGCATGTCTTTGCCGGCCATCAAGAATCTTGAGCTTCAGAAAAGCGAGCCGCGCATGAGCTCCTTGCAGGCAATTGCAAGGGCGCTTGATGTGCCCCTGCAGGATTTTTTCCGCCCGGTTCGCCAACTGCACTCCGTCCGTTTCCGCTCCGGAAGGCGGATGCAGAATCGCGAAAATGTTCTGGCTGATGTTTCCAGATGGCTTGATGATTACGAGTATCTGGAACAGTGCCTGAAAAGGGAGTTGCCGTTTCGGCTTGAAGCAGAAAGGGCATCGTGTTTCAGGGCGCGGCCGGTTGAAGCCGCTGCGCTTTGTCGGGAAAAACTGGGGCTGAAGCCGACCGAGCCAATCCACGATATCTGCGGTCTTCTTGAAGATGCCGGGGTGAAGGTGCTGTCGGTTCCCATGGCTTCGGATGGTTTTTTTGGTCTCTCTGTTGGAGAAGAGGACGGTGGTCCGGCGGTGGTGGTGAATATATGGGGGCGGATTACCGTGGAGCGCCGGATTTTCAGTGCGGCACATGAGCTTGGTCATCTCATGCTGCATGCAGGAGCCTATGCTGTTGGTCTTGTTGATGAGAGTGAGGAGGAGGAGCGTGAAGCCGATGCTTTTGCAGGCCATTTCCTGTTGCCGGACGAAGGGTTTCAGAAGGAGTGGGAGGAATCGGCGGGACTGCACTTTGTTGACAGGGTCTTCAAGGTCAAGCGCATTTTTCGGGTCAGCTATAAAGCGGTGCTCCACCGCCTAGTGGAGTCGGGGGCAGCAGATGCCTCCATCTGGCGGAAATTCAATGCTGCCTATCTGCGCCGCTTCAACAGGAGTCTTTCCTACAAGGAAGAGCCATCCGGGATGGGTGCTTCTGAACCCATCGGGATGAAGGCGGTCGACTTTTTCGAAGACCGTTTCAGCCGTCTTGTCCGGGAGGCTCTTGAACAAGAGAAGATTTCGCTGAGCCGGGGTGCTGAAATGCTCCGTATAGGCGTTGAGGAGATGCAGGAGCTTTTTCGGGATTGGGAGATGGTGCTGTGA